A single window of Marinobacter sp. LA51 DNA harbors:
- a CDS encoding response regulator transcription factor, with amino-acid sequence MRLLLVEDDRLLAEGLSGQLEKAGFSVDTTQTAREAIALGQQEDYRISILDLGLPDGNGLDVLRQWRSKSANFPVLILTARGDWQDKVDGLKAGADDYLAKPFQTEELIARLNAIVRRSEGRVQSSVRAGAYELDENRQTLKMQDGTERSLTGTEFRLLRCLMSRPGHVFSKEQLMEQLYNLNENPSDNVIEAYIRRLRKLVGAETIATRRGQGYLFDDAL; translated from the coding sequence ATGAGATTATTGCTGGTCGAAGATGATCGTTTGCTGGCGGAGGGTCTCTCGGGCCAGCTGGAGAAGGCGGGATTCAGCGTGGATACCACGCAAACAGCCAGAGAAGCGATTGCTCTGGGCCAGCAAGAAGACTACCGAATTAGCATTCTGGACCTGGGCTTGCCCGACGGAAACGGCCTGGATGTGCTTCGACAGTGGCGATCAAAAAGCGCCAATTTCCCAGTGCTGATCCTCACTGCTCGCGGTGACTGGCAGGACAAGGTAGACGGCCTGAAAGCGGGTGCCGACGATTACCTCGCCAAGCCGTTTCAGACAGAAGAGTTAATCGCCAGGCTGAATGCCATTGTCCGGCGCAGTGAAGGACGAGTGCAGTCCTCGGTAAGAGCCGGCGCCTACGAACTGGACGAAAATCGCCAAACCCTGAAAATGCAGGATGGCACCGAACGCAGCCTGACCGGCACTGAGTTCCGCCTGCTTCGTTGCCTGATGAGCCGCCCGGGGCACGTATTTTCAAAGGAACAGCTGATGGAACAGCTTTACAACCTGAACGAAAACCCCAGTGACAATGTTATCGAGGCCTATATCCGCCGCCTCAGAAAACTTGTCGGCGCTGAGACCATAGCAACGCGACGCGGCCAGGGATATCTGTTTGATGACGCCCTTTAA
- a CDS encoding copper resistance system multicopper oxidase, with amino-acid sequence MKTAFLAGALSLLLPVIGLAGEYNLTVDRVEIDTGDFVKTGIGYNGKSPGPVLHFKEGEKVSINVTNNLDEMTSIHWHGLILPFEQDGVPGISFPGIKPGQTFTYNFPITQSGTYWFHSHSGFQEPDGAYGAIVIEPEGRDPFRYDREYVVQLTDKHPHSGDRIMRNLKMMPDYYNREQQTVGEFFSDVSDQGFMNTVKDRLAWGGMRMMKADVEDLQGFTGLINGKGPDQNWTGLFQSGERIRLRFINSSAMTYFDVRIPGLDMTVVQADGNNVQPVTVDEFRIGVAETYDVIVRPKDEKAYTIFAESMGRSGYARATLAPKEGMEAPVPGLRKPARLTMADMSGMHGMDHGDMGGMEGMDHSKMGKMDHSEMKSMGHAGMSDMDHSGVKAMDHSAMGHGSEMPAGGASDPFYAEGSGLVPTAANGGKFLSYADLKAQNPLYEEREATREIELRLTGNMERYTWSINGVKYEDADPIRLQYGERVRFKFVNETMMTHPMHLHGMWSMLDVGAGQLNPVKHTISVQPGTTVYMETEVDEPGQWAFHCHLSYHAAAGMFRKVIVEGGPESAQAVEAGTGSTGGEA; translated from the coding sequence ATGAAAACGGCTTTTCTGGCAGGTGCCTTAAGCCTGCTACTACCCGTGATCGGGTTGGCGGGAGAGTACAACCTGACGGTCGACCGGGTCGAAATTGATACAGGGGATTTTGTTAAAACAGGTATTGGCTATAACGGCAAATCTCCTGGCCCGGTGCTCCACTTCAAGGAGGGGGAGAAGGTTTCAATCAATGTGACCAACAATCTGGATGAGATGACCTCCATTCATTGGCATGGATTGATCCTTCCGTTTGAGCAGGACGGTGTGCCGGGTATCAGCTTCCCGGGAATTAAGCCGGGGCAAACCTTCACCTACAACTTTCCGATCACCCAGTCAGGCACCTACTGGTTTCACAGTCACTCGGGTTTCCAGGAGCCCGATGGCGCCTACGGTGCCATTGTTATTGAGCCGGAAGGGCGTGATCCCTTTCGGTATGACCGTGAGTACGTGGTTCAGCTAACCGACAAACACCCGCACTCGGGTGACCGCATTATGCGCAATCTGAAAATGATGCCGGACTACTACAACCGTGAGCAGCAGACGGTTGGCGAATTCTTCTCGGACGTTTCTGATCAGGGCTTCATGAATACGGTGAAGGATCGCCTGGCTTGGGGCGGCATGCGGATGATGAAAGCCGATGTCGAGGACCTGCAGGGGTTTACCGGCCTTATTAATGGCAAGGGGCCTGATCAGAACTGGACGGGGCTCTTTCAGTCGGGCGAACGGATTCGCCTGCGTTTTATCAACTCATCGGCCATGACCTATTTCGATGTTCGGATACCCGGTCTGGATATGACCGTTGTGCAGGCAGACGGCAACAATGTTCAGCCCGTTACTGTGGACGAGTTCCGTATCGGTGTGGCGGAAACTTACGACGTCATTGTGCGTCCGAAAGATGAGAAGGCCTATACCATTTTTGCCGAGTCGATGGGGCGCTCTGGCTACGCGAGGGCAACGCTGGCGCCGAAAGAGGGCATGGAGGCCCCCGTTCCTGGCTTGCGTAAGCCGGCACGGTTAACCATGGCAGATATGAGCGGAATGCACGGCATGGATCATGGCGACATGGGGGGAATGGAAGGCATGGACCATTCCAAAATGGGCAAAATGGACCATTCCGAGATGAAGAGCATGGGCCATGCTGGGATGAGCGACATGGATCATTCTGGAGTGAAGGCCATGGATCACTCCGCGATGGGGCACGGCTCAGAAATGCCTGCCGGTGGTGCCAGCGATCCCTTCTACGCCGAGGGTAGTGGCCTGGTTCCAACGGCAGCCAATGGCGGCAAGTTCCTGTCTTACGCCGATCTGAAAGCGCAAAATCCTCTGTACGAAGAGCGCGAAGCCACTCGGGAGATTGAGCTGCGTTTGACCGGCAACATGGAGCGCTACACCTGGAGTATCAACGGCGTTAAATACGAGGATGCTGATCCTATCCGGCTGCAGTATGGCGAGCGGGTTCGGTTCAAATTCGTCAATGAGACAATGATGACGCATCCCATGCACCTGCACGGCATGTGGTCGATGCTGGACGTTGGCGCGGGTCAGTTGAATCCCGTCAAGCACACGATCAGTGTTCAGCCAGGCACTACGGTGTATATGGAAACCGAGGTGGATGAGCCAGGCCAGTGGGCCTTCCACTGCCATCTGTCTTACCACGCAGCAGCGGGAATGTTCCGTAAGGTTATTGTGGAAGGGGGGCCGGAGAGCGCCCAGGCGGTTGAAGCGGGCACCGGAAGCACAGGAGGTGAGGCATGA